The Misgurnus anguillicaudatus chromosome 15, ASM2758022v2, whole genome shotgun sequence genome has a window encoding:
- the LOC129419017 gene encoding chitin synthase chs-1: MENEDRSEFRESWDACREVPIIQNENKPKKRVQFLKLLSCAVVGLLVFISALLSKTTFLILITSGHNETTSIKEKPKALLGIGLVLIGADVLLLIKSMWKFIFKSAVMPSAKTAFCVLGVEFLVGFGAAILAVIAMPHFDIVTNVMILNSVSILSAVFQVFAQCSAGDMKRFIIIPVCSILLIILGYVLFAVSYLVSEESTTILKISVGLAILGTILVSLNWWENYSTLFKVKFLKDICEDIVKSQNVVCILSSLMRIGVTAGVLGAYVPITKQKWESVTLPGHTVLIALVGIQIASSALCRWFVVVACKMHAMRRSFILPMYLASATVLVVALIPAAVMPFGSKENTTYCQRIQKTPDAKFMELMILDVKRTLCARNIVRNQTTQGLACMGSSALCWWLGLILSTIYAWYLKINRIERTKDLFVRRMYEGAFLEQSMLLNTRFEIKKRHKDKRVKETIRVFPCATMWHETYDEMMKIIISMFRLDKYRPKSGTNTSEEFEFHIYFDDAFKKVGNQRHANEYAEILVEVIKEVYTIFSVENPSIFEKIPKLPRQRIISTPYGGRLEYTLPKGNLMMVHLKDKTKIRHKKRWSQIMYLYYILGWRLNRKYFKRFEEGAESEILKEKLKREKENTYILALDGDTDFQPSAVMLLVDRLKLYPDVGAACGRIHPTGSGPMVWYQKFEYAVGHWLQKSAEHVLGCVLCSPGCFSLFRGAALMDDNVMKKYTTKASEASHHVQYDQGEDRWLCTLLLQQGWRVEYCAASDAYTNAPQDFKEFYNQRRRWGPSTMANTIDLLGSGRLTSQRNSSISKPYILYQVMSMAASVLGPATICLMIAGCFVFIFEMDQNGALALAVVPPAIYLLLCFKLKSDTQIIIAAIMSVIYAFVMAGAALSIIGDIIVQDTFLTPSGLFLISMVLMYLITAILHPQEFSLVIYGFVYFLSIPSGYLLLIIYSIVNMNNVSWGTRETGGKAKTAAVGAFRKVMQALGSKCPWLGFSEDTPEETLVVENKAVTEIPHAEAPIEKERPIEDSISFDQKDSLWISHLQKKYDDLDEATLPVDECQFWKKLQKKYLEPLKESKEEQDKIADELRELRNKVTFVFFFCNALWLVATFFLQAIGDTVSIKIPKVYPNGTYSKTETFSLDPIGLMFLLSFAILLLMQFLAMVYHRIYTLIHFVAYADTELKKYKKRTRIAQIQENQQKENEPETSFCIQNPSTHRGSITMV; this comes from the exons ATGGAAAACGAAGATAGGAGTGAATTCAG GGAGTCGTGGGACGCCTGCAGAGAGGTGCCAATCATTCAAAATGAAAACAAGCCCAAGAAACGAGTGCAGTTTTTGAAATTGCTGTCGTGTGCTGTCGTCGGGTTGCTTGTCTTCATTTCAGCTTTGCTGAGTAAA ACAACATTTCTAATTCTGATAACATCTGGTCACAACGAGACTACGAGCATAAAAGAGAAACCGAAGGCTCTGCTTGGCATTGGTTTAGTTCTTATTGGGGCGGATGTTCTCCTCTTGATTAAAAGCATGTGGaagttcattttcaaaagtgcAGTTATGCCCTCCGCAAAAACTGCTTTTTGT GTGCTTGGTGTCGAGTTCCTGGTAGGATTTGGAGCTGCAATCCTAGCAGTCATTGCCATGCCACACTTTGACATTGTCACTAATGTGATGATACTTAATAGTGTGAGCATCCTGTCCGCAGTCTTCCAAGTGTTTGCTCAGTGCTCTGCTGGTGACATGAAGCGCTTTATAATAATACCTGTGTGCTCCATTCTTCTCATCATCCTGGGTTACGTCCTTTTTGCAGTCAGCTATCTGGTGTCAGAAGAAAGCACTactattttaaaaatatcagtCGGGCTTGCCATCTTAGGAACCATCTTAGTTTCTCTGAACTGGTGGGAGAACTACAGTACACTGTTTAAAGTCAAGTTTTTAAAGGACATTTGTGAAGACATAGTTAAGTCTCAAAATGTGGTCTGCATCCTCTCCAGTTTGATGAGAATTGGGGTTACTGCAGGTGTGCTTGGAGCTTATGTTCCTATAACAAAGCAGAAATGGGAATCAGTAACTTTACCTGGCCATACAGTTTTGATTGCATTGGTGGGAATCCAGATTGCGTCCTCCGCCTTGTGTCGCTGGTTTGTGGTTGTGGCTTGTAAAATGCATGCCATGCGGCGCAGCTTCATCCTGCCCATGTACCTGGCGTCAGCTACAGTTTTGGTGGTGGCATTGATTCCAGCTGCAGTTATGCCCTTTGGATCGAAGGAAAATACAACCTATTGTCAGAGAATTCAAAAGACGCCTGATGCCAAATTTATGGAACTGATGATATTGGATGTGAAAAGAACTCTTTGTGCCAGAAACATTGTGAGAAACCAAACAACTCAAGGACTGGCATGCATGGGCAGCTCTGCTCTCTGCTGGTGGTTGGGACTCATTCTCAGTACAATTTATGCCTGGTACCTGAAGATCAACCGAATAGAAAGGACAAAAGATTTGTTTGTGCGCCGCATGTATGAGGGAGCATTTCTGGAACAGTCCATGTTGCTGAACACACGTTTTGAGATCAAAAAAAGACACAAGGATAAACG AGTAAAAGAAACCATCAGAGTGTTTCCGTGTGCAACAATGTGGCATGAGACCTATGATGAAATGATGAAGATTATCATCTCTATGTTCAG GCTCGATAAATACAGACCAAAGTCCGGCACAAATACTAGTGAAGAGTTTgaattccatatttattttgatGACGCCTTCAAGAAAGTCGGAAATCAGCGACATGCTAATGAATATGCTGAAATTCTTGTGGAAGTCATTAAAGAAGTTTACAC CATTTTCAGCGTAGAGAATCCAAGTATTTTCGAGAAGATCCCGAAGCTTCCCCGTCAGAGGATCATAAGCACTCCGTATGGAGGTCGTCTGGAATACACCCTCCCTAAAGGCAACCTGATGATGGTTCATCTGAAAGACAAGACGAAGATCCGTCACAAGAAGAGATGGTCTCAG ATAATGTACTTGTATTACATTCTTGGCTGGAGACTTAACAGAAAGTACTTCAAGAGGTTCGAGGAAGGTGCAGAATCTGAGATTCTTAAAGAAAAACTGAAG AGAGAGAAGGAAAACACATACATCTTGGCTCTGGATGGTGATACTGATTTCCAGCCATCTGCAGTCATGCTTTTAGTTGACAGACTGAAACTTTACCCAGATGTTGGAGCTGCCTGTGGTAGAATTCACCCGACAGGTTCAG GGCCCATGGTGTGGTATCAGAAGTTTGAATACGCTGTAGGCCACTGGCTGCAAAAGTCTGCAGAGCACGTGCTCGGCTGCGTCCTGTGCAGTCCTGGATGTTTCAGTCTTTTCAGAGGGGCGGCACTCATGGACGACAACGTCATGAAAAAATACACAACCAAAGCCTCTGAGGCCAGCCACCACGTTCAATATGATCAag GTGAGGACCGCTGGTTGTGCACTCTGCTGCTCCAGCAGGGATGGAGGGTGGAGTACTGCGCAGCATCTGATGCCTACACAAACGCTCCACAGGATTTTAAAGAATTTTACAACCAGCGCAGACGCTGGGGACCCTCAACCATGGCCAACACCATTGACCTTTTGGGCTCAGGAagactgacatcacaaagaaACAGCTCGATCTCAAAACCTTACATCTTGTACCAAGTTATGAGCATGGCAGCTTCCGTTTTGGGCCCTGCCACTATCTGTCTGATGATAGCAG GAtgctttgtgtttatctttgaaATGGATCAAAATGGAGCCCTTGCTTTGGCCGTAGTGCCCCCTGCTATCTACCTGTTACTGTGTTTTAAACTCAAATCTGACACTCAGATTATAATCGCAGCAATCATGAGCGTAATTTACGCATTTGTTATGGCAGGAGCAGCTCTCTCAATCATAG GTGATATAATAGTGCAAGACACCTTCCTGACCCCTAGTGGCCTGTTTCTTATTAGCATGGTGCTGATGTATCTCATCACGGCTATTCTACACCCTCAGGAGTTCTCACTGGTCATCTATGGATTTGTATATTTCCTCAGCATTCCTAGTGGTTATCTACTCTTAATCATTTACTCCATAGTCAACATGAACAATGTCTCGTGGGGTACTCGTGAAACCGGTGGCAAGGCTAAAACTGCAGCAGTCGGTGCTTTTAGGAAGGTCATGCAGGCTTTAGGTTCTAAATGTCCATGGTTGGGATTCTCTGAAGATACACCCGAGGAGACACTAGTGGTAGAAAACAAAGCAGTGACTGAAATCCCACACGCTGAAGCTCCCATTGAAAAAGAAAG GCCAATAGAGGACTCCATTAGTTTTGATCAAA AAGATTCACTATGGATTAGTCATTTGCAAAAGAAATATGATGATTtggatgaggcaacactccctGTG GATGAATGTCAATTTTGGAAAAAACTGCAGAAAAAGTATCTAGAGCCCCTTAAAGAGAGCAAAGAAGAGCAAGACAAAATCGCTGATGAGCTGAGAGAACTGAGAAATAAG gtgacatttgtttttttcttctgcAATGCACTTTGGTTAGTGGCAACATTCTTTCTTCAAGCTATTGGTGACACAGTCTCCATAAAGATCCCGAAAGTCTATCCCAATGGGACTTATTCCAAGACTGAAACATTTTCTCTTGATCCAATTGGACTGATGTTTCTACTTAGCTTTGCAATATTGCTGCTAATGCAATTTTTGGCAATGGTTTACCACAG AATCTATACATTAATCCATTTTGTGGCGTATGCTGATACAGAACTCAAAAAGTATAAAAAACGAACTCGG ATTGCACAGATTCAAGAAAACCAGCAAAAGGAGAATGAGCCAGAAACAAGCTTCTGTATTCAAAACCCATCTACACACAGAGGATCTATAACTATGGTATAA